A genomic segment from Leptolyngbyaceae cyanobacterium encodes:
- a CDS encoding pentapeptide repeat-containing protein produces MLENSNQPQEDDVVLGGQTPPPLDAAVLGGVEGVKHRLKSDVIDHRVGALEEALGYGDAGLELIIQALDDQVEEVRNLAALLFGQTAQIYLLKNNVGLWNKWRARNFFEADLREANLSGINLSGADLRRAKLSDANLSGADLSFANLHSANLKGANLQGADLRKAKLIEANLWGVNLTSAKLSEATFWKADLRKAKLINADLTLADLCEAKLSEANFTFANLSEADLQKANLSKTCFWKANLWKVELRGANFQGTTMPDGKILD; encoded by the coding sequence ATGCTGGAAAACTCCAATCAGCCTCAAGAAGATGATGTCGTACTTGGCGGACAAACTCCTCCTCCCTTGGATGCGGCGGTATTGGGAGGAGTAGAAGGCGTTAAGCATCGGCTGAAGAGTGACGTAATAGACCATCGAGTTGGGGCGTTAGAAGAAGCGCTCGGTTATGGAGATGCAGGTTTAGAATTAATCATTCAGGCGTTGGATGATCAAGTAGAAGAGGTGCGAAATCTTGCTGCTTTATTGTTCGGACAAACGGCACAAATTTATTTACTTAAGAATAATGTCGGTCTTTGGAATAAGTGGAGAGCGCGGAATTTTTTTGAAGCCGATTTGCGAGAGGCTAATTTAAGCGGAATTAATCTCAGTGGTGCTGATTTGAGGAGGGCAAAATTGAGCGATGCTAATTTGAGTGGGGCTGACCTGTCTTTTGCTAATTTACACTCGGCTAATTTAAAAGGAGCTAATCTGCAAGGTGCGGATTTGCGAAAGGCGAAACTGATCGAAGCTAATTTGTGGGGAGTTAATTTGACATCTGCGAAATTGAGTGAGGCTACTTTTTGGAAAGCTGATTTGAGGAAAGCTAAGTTAATTAACGCGGATCTGACATTAGCAGATTTGTGTGAAGCTAAATTGAGTGAAGCTAACTTTACGTTTGCGAATCTTAGTGAAGCTGATTTGCAAAAGGCTAATTTGAGTAAGACTTGTTTTTGGAAGGCAAATCTTTGGAAGGTTGAATTGAGAGGGGCTAATTTTCAGGGGACAACTATGCCGGATGGGAAAATTCTTGATTAG
- a CDS encoding DNA phosphorothioation system restriction enzyme produces MYKVQNQKGLAKNNDEAYPLLEINRILRVAASKGTYHVSPGKQAAPGCPRIPSWLQLRGYQQQAIANWFGNNGRGTLKMATGSGKTITGLAIATELYHKIGLQVLLVVCPYRHLVSQWARECEKFGINEPILAFESLRRWQDKLSTQLYNVHSGNQPFLTVITTNSTLISDGFQSQLNYLPQKTLIIGDEAHNLGAPRLEESLPRNIGLRLALSATPERYFDEDGTQSLFDYFGTVLQPEFTLRDAIQQGALVHYLYHPILVELTEAESQSYIKITKKIGRSLIYRQREGQPDSIFDEENEDLKTLLMKRARIIGSAANKLDALRDLMYNRLDTSHTLFYCGDGSMESTHQLKAVTRILGTELGYRVNTYTAETSLEEREILRCQFETGELQGLVAIRCLDEGVDIPAIQTAVILASSGNPRQFIQRRGRVLRPHPGKERATLFDMIVLPPELDRETLQVERNLLRRELRRLVEFADLADNAGEARMKLLSLQKRYGLLDI; encoded by the coding sequence GTGTATAAAGTCCAAAATCAGAAGGGTTTAGCTAAAAATAACGATGAAGCTTACCCGTTGTTGGAAATCAATAGAATTCTCAGGGTAGCTGCTTCTAAAGGTACTTATCATGTATCGCCAGGGAAACAAGCAGCGCCGGGATGTCCGAGAATACCGTCATGGCTACAGTTGCGGGGATATCAGCAACAAGCGATCGCAAATTGGTTTGGCAATAATGGAAGAGGGACGTTGAAGATGGCGACTGGTAGCGGAAAGACGATTACCGGATTAGCGATCGCAACTGAACTTTATCATAAAATTGGTTTGCAAGTTCTTTTAGTAGTTTGTCCTTATCGCCATTTAGTTAGCCAATGGGCGCGAGAATGCGAGAAATTTGGTATTAACGAGCCAATTTTAGCATTTGAAAGTTTGCGGCGCTGGCAAGATAAACTTTCCACTCAACTATATAATGTGCACTCTGGTAATCAACCATTTTTGACCGTAATTACTACCAATTCAACATTAATTAGTGATGGTTTTCAATCACAACTAAATTATTTGCCCCAAAAAACCTTAATTATCGGAGATGAAGCGCATAATTTAGGTGCACCTCGCTTAGAAGAAAGTTTACCTCGTAATATTGGATTGCGGCTAGCTTTATCTGCAACACCAGAAAGATATTTTGATGAAGACGGTACGCAATCTTTATTTGATTATTTTGGCACGGTTTTGCAACCTGAATTTACCTTGAGAGATGCGATTCAACAAGGAGCGTTAGTACATTATCTTTATCATCCAATTTTAGTAGAATTAACTGAAGCAGAGAGTCAGAGTTATATAAAAATAACTAAAAAAATTGGTCGTTCTTTGATATATCGTCAGCGGGAAGGACAACCAGATAGCATTTTCGATGAAGAAAATGAAGACCTCAAAACATTGTTGATGAAAAGAGCGAGAATCATCGGTTCTGCTGCTAATAAGTTAGATGCTTTACGCGACTTAATGTATAACAGATTAGATACTAGCCACACTTTATTTTATTGCGGTGATGGTTCGATGGAAAGCACCCATCAATTAAAGGCAGTAACCAGAATTTTAGGAACTGAATTAGGATATAGAGTCAACACTTATACAGCAGAAACTTCTTTGGAAGAAAGAGAGATTTTGCGATGCCAATTTGAAACAGGAGAATTGCAAGGTTTAGTGGCAATTCGATGTTTAGATGAAGGAGTAGATATTCCCGCCATTCAAACAGCCGTAATTTTAGCAAGTAGTGGAAATCCTCGCCAATTTATTCAGCGACGCGGTAGAGTTTTGCGTCCTCATCCAGGGAAAGAAAGAGCAACTTTATTTGACATGATAGTATTACCTCCAGAGTTAGATAGAGAAACCTTGCAAGTCGAACGCAACTTATTAAGAAGAGAATTAAGAAGACTAGTTGAATTTGCTGATTTAGCAGATAACGCAGGAGAAGCAAGAATGAAATTACTTAGTTTGCAAAAACGATATGGCTTATTAGATATTTGA